A genome region from Microplitis demolitor isolate Queensland-Clemson2020A chromosome 1, iyMicDemo2.1a, whole genome shotgun sequence includes the following:
- the LOC103577324 gene encoding dmX-like protein 2 isoform X3, with protein MNRHQILSGACNAGDRCYAVGSVEGISFTAYAAGCNIVILASNFERVQIIPGAIHNYIRISCLDCSTDTGKIAAAYENQICIFEPTPLIHSTCSHQLEYRWVQTGTLLTDSNITSLSWNLEGTRLLTGGELLQLWHQNIQPFQEEQTKAKTQTEETTTKEAEQNVTGNSSQDPDGVTFSIGGEAESPGPGDSAAANDPGSWSCVWKCRTATPVHLMSFSPDGTLFATTGRDDKLVKIWFENKNLFPMRSMDQLSYCQSLLHDSYSFVYIAHPRAVTHLSWRKTSKYMPKGSVSNMLVTSCRDNICRVWAETIPPEIEGLANMSQFEGSDRHGHHGKHRHHSMHKHRFMQRLKHMKTCFHIRRHAKQQQHQAGHSAPTLPTLPSTYSVHDFHNNYQGFGHYPGMHFHLAASINAETDIPLVPSLITGDPDREPNFILHWLNNKEMYFTMQAEGILQELTRKVVEKEEGLRNHEADHAEHDSEDEHTPKKGPKHQSNKSGVGGRTTSQDEHSSDEHHTAHTGSSHHSLPYSGHSHQSLSNTTSINSIATDATSTINHTPDSLDTKIETLLRDWHHNPDLLFSIHPIDGSFLIWHIEWLDEYHPGSFRQAQISFSTRIPNAFPLGDASTMSHNVSMYSHNTGGPLLSIREVAKSVSKPADHPEVATPLPSLIEQDEDQSTLTSKAGQELLQNVQTFVTSKDNANAGEDATAEAAKQGQDAVNDMLRHPSPMVSMVSKHSNGTLNLWQLTFGDKTKFSQVLSIGHACRASGHRFRVNDITCHPVLPLLVTTSHHNIPEFNPPNPDDAESETIGNHNNQSHSNDLLSATGFCSELILWRVDPVGPLSKSGGVSELARINSLEISAFSNVAWIPTLLPSTTLGNLSNSASACFVASDGQCLRVYQAVIDARTLLAEVSISERKSRMMDSMASLSTDISSDDGVRHSIHDRIKIVSQQSTARPGCIIQLDAISDATHDWQNTQFLHVFQEQLITGERNDEKQPGVDTSANDLGLMESTLDAMVDLQQSAIFEEPFYIVVLERTTKGSTVHMWRLVIASQPETNGLTGSMMYVPDSHLVQDEDEEGTPGRHSEGRRSRRQSQTTGGRSRRSSQADYDSSFAHHHHHHHNSHVLITTTKVCTQELPLPDGVEVVHASPAAGHLSSSSIYPACFAPYIIVTACNDSTVRFWKCKVTKNQDDQLSYEWCEWEMFRKDQESAIDISGTPLNVSAAYSGRIACAYKYGKSFTRPTKADPDSRYVNLCVAIYECESTGGSEWILEDTIHLKNIHLPRIQVDQHLDLSYLYDSRFLQKKQRLNQVLQTLSHEDIRSPRNGDSEAKTTAGLLAVPSFSTLQSLRKSIIENGNTCPLTQKHLVQLDWVSKEDGSHILTVGVGSKIMLFTPVCSDLAQANMKAMKESKNNNRPILRKTSSLAQPQFVDEIRWMKLRKIRLTTADGLPPLPMQISWVRDGILVVGMDSEMHVYSQWKPNPKNECLHSTLQHQESDEFQASRNLRDEDLRTLAQETSQRRLANVSSIPHLSRVSSINLTMLDIKRKRGLQSDTVTFDYMPDYGLFEASRIACPVLPQYHPKQLMELLHCGKIRWVKAILAHLVKCIATTCGAKQDDENYSKQRSGWTRTRTMSVNYTGTSSPLEQRGSTTQIPEEFLLDYAEIVFITPLPLWRLLKADKESSATQTQDEDKQDYNELFDGHIDEEESLDAMLEESYDSSRQMDRRSSIPEKQSGAHFGPREGRQLSQMLTHSHLPGLSSLDQMHLLALADTVSTCDVDFAERFAIDAAKTAIAKENLTGIPDSESVSTNSLDDCGLRFLLAMKHYNYLIRCLPLSQRAQFQKQGVSTNNLVWAFHSETEEELLGLIPSYAKGQPKWSVLKELGVGWWIRSNAVLKTCIEKIAKAAFQQNQDPLDAAIYYLAMKKKNLVWGLFRNKRDERMTSFFANNFTEDRWRKAALKNAYALLGRQRFDHAAAFFLLAGSLRDAIEVCLNKLNDIQLAMVISRLYEDDITSTEFKRLLYEEILGCEEKKTVTDLNRVHPDPFLRSMALWMLKDYSGSLNTLLLTNVGTLHSQYNDESEKPEGATANPNVFNFYVYLRTHPLLIRQYIASTAQDKKKATSVVLSGFSYGTDSNKSQPDKQLTLEDSITPLERQLYFTTAHAHFKAGCPALALEVLSKLPNKVMETNGEDTPSLLNSPNKSRAQNSLIDTGMMSWDAPTQVDKPAESSSAMDWGSSAVDWSQPIIKEPDELELKWDDDEPAEDAESPPLSMDVEKKTEDSKQQSKRADSPKPVGQLDIMAQQLKFVACLKILMEELSTLATGFEVDGGQLRYQLYIWLEREVDALRQLCNYSVNTDGDVSNINEYDGIMGEDVGPYKPGEQLTLHEILLSEKLDFEAKVQRAARRKKWLKANETLLRTMLSYCSLHGASGGGLASVRMELVLLLQELQQEKTQQQLLSPLPFPTTLPLLSASVACNKTVVADPVRHLQSLAYDMLQTLVELRSPPTLSNNGCYYEIFTLRDLTVALSSCIYQSLCDSDTTKNQQPEIFPAIAEVESFSGGHLVASNKITRRYSLDETVTITTPPSKWPGVTNLRALLAREKDEDTPKLNILLCESFVSTYMSLFVYALASCDSHLLFRLVGHHFDNNTWSCLFGGGVKKLVRIASTNRNDSASVVVERTDSISGDIQAAAGGVWNTMTSLTKQRVKLNMKLLGQFTGQTPNIKEDKPTYREQFVSPQMSMVSYFLMKPRIESEYADEIDYDSSDSAVSDLGSSEEEEDVFDTNAKPKSKPKDNTEHLNSNGYSWCVMRLAIVKILKQQLQDFLNVAGIELQELPVSSPLIHAVLGVVAQWEDSLREELDAKGPPPANYILGCTPDPNPSPSKPAIHKYRALLEKENTPFNTRLASAAPVNRLWCYLVRQEAVQDIFIRAVFGKHRSLSAMMENAQSAVDSATRNGSEDKGSDSGTTSLPEPVRIIHKEQDSISAFCLNQVNPGLMALATPREVQEMDISLLLELPSWLEDECEFDIINLNKSVEPEPVQPTSFLVIQTAADRPLLAQNPLPNTPQPQSGIASQSGRGASVILKHKIDGIRRVSAHPLLPLYLTGSQDGSVSLWEWGHQTAVSTPRPAGTFAKVTRVHFSQHGNKFGVADSDGHLSLFQVACREGTARPFFNYQCHSKVTADFVFLGACSLVATAGHGSEGRNVALWDTLLPQNKSLVQGFTCHDQGASSVILAPQHQLLISGGKKGDINIFDVRQRQQRHRFQAHESAIKCLALDPHEEFFVSGAGDGDIKVWALTVHSLLYSFPGEHPRSSFFKNIGQGVTQLHVDSAGRLFSCGADGSMKVRQLPERDCVVHSIY; from the exons atgaatcgCCATCAGATATTGAGTGGAGCCTGCAATGCAGGCGACCGCTGTTATGCTGTCGGCTCTGTTGAAGGAATATCATTTACT GCATATGCGGCAGGCTGTAATATTGTCATACTTGCtagtaattttgaaagagTTCAAATAATACCAGGAgctattcataattatatcaGAATAAGTTGTCTTGATTGTAGTACAGACACTGGAAAAATAGCAGCTGCttatgaaaatcaaatttgtatatttgAACCGACTCCACTTATTCATAGCACTTGCTCACat caACTGGAGTACAGATGGGTTCAAACAGGAACTTTATTAACGGATTCAAACATCACATCGTTGTCATGGAATTTAGAAGGCACTCGATTACTAACTGGTGGGGAGCTTCTGCAGTTGTGGCATCAAAATATTCAACCATTTCAAGAAGAAcaga CAAAAGCAAAAACACAAACGGAAGAAACGACAACAAAAGAAGCCGAACAAAATGTTACGGGAAATTCATCACAAGATC ccGACGGAGTTACATTTTCCATTGGCGGGGAAGCAGAAAGTCCTGGTCCAGGTGATTCAGCGGCTGCTAATGATCCAGGTTCATGGAGTTGTGTTTGGAAATGCCGAACAGCAACGCCGGTTCATCTGATGAGCTTCAGTCCTGATGGTACTTTGTTCGCTACCACTGGACGTGATgataaattagttaaaatatggtttgaaaataaaaatc tttTTCCAATGCGAAGTATGGATCAATTGAGTTACTGTCAGTCGTTGTTACATGACAGCTATAGCTTTGTTTACATAGCTCATCCACGCGCGGTGACACACTTATCGTGGCGGAAGACTAGTAAATATATGCCGAA ggGCTCTGTATCAAATATGCTGGTAACATCATGCCGCGACAACATATGTCGCGTGTGGGCTGAAACAATACCACCCGAGATCGAAGGGCTGGCTAATATGAGCCAATTTGAAGGCTCCGATAGACATGGACACCATGGTAAACATCGTCATCACAGTATGCACAAGCATCGGTTTATGCAACGCCTTAAACACAtgaa gACATGTTTCCATATAAGACGTCATGCTAAACAGCAGCAGCATCAAGCTGGTCATTCCGCGCCAACTCTACCTACCTTACCTTCGACCTACTCCGTTCATGATTtccataataattatcaaggtTTTGGTCACTATCCCGGAATGCACTTTCATTTAGCTGCCAGCATCAACGCTGAAACTG aTATACCACTGGTACCAAGTCTCATTACCGGAGATCCTgacagagaaccaaattttatattacactggttaaataataaagaaatgtACTTTACTATGCAAGCGGAAGGTATTCTTcag GAGCTTACGCGAAAAGTAgtagaaaaagaagaaggCCTACGTAATCATGAAGCAGATCATGCTGAGCATGATTCCGAGGACGAACATACACCAA AGAAAGGACCGAAGCACCAGTCAAATAAGTCAGGAGTCGGCGGCAGGACGACAAGTCAAGATGAGCACAGCAGTGATGAGCATCACACAGCACATACTGGATCTTCACATCACAGTTTGCCATACAGTGGACACTCTCACCAAAGTCtgag caATACTACCTCGATAAATTCCATAGCTACAGATGCAACATCAACGATAAATCATACACCGGACTCACTGGACACTAAAATAGAAACTTTGCTACGTGACTGGCATCACAATCCTGATCTTTTGTTCTCAATCCATCCGATTGACGGTAGTTTTTTGATATGGCACATCGAGTGGCTTGACGAATATCACCCAGGCTCATTCAGACAAGCTCAGATATCATTTTCTACGCGCATACCCAACGCATTTCCTCTAGGTGATGCCTCGACAATGAGCCACAACGTGTCTATGTATTCACACAACACAGGTGGGCCCCTTCTGAGCATACGAGAAGTGGCCAAGTCGGTTTCAAAACCAGCTGATCATCCTGAAGTTGCTACTCCACTACCTAGTCTTATTGAACAGGATGAAGATCAGTCGACGTTAACTTCAAAAGCTGGACAAGAATTGTTGCAAAATGTCCAAACGTTTGTTACTTCTAAAGACAATGCGAATGCTGGAGAAGATGCTACTGCGGAAGCTGCTAAACAGGGTCAAGATGCCGTTAATGATATGCTAAGACACCCGAGTCCGATGGTATCAATGGTTTCGAAACACTCTAATGGAACTTTGAATCTTTGGCAACTGACGTTTGGTGACAAGACTAAATTTTCCCAAGTATTGAGTATCGGACATGCTTGTCGGGCTTCAGGTCATCGGTTTCGTGTCAATGACATCACTTGTCATCCAGTTTTACCTCTATTGGTAACAACATCTCATCACAATATTCCCGAATTTAATCCCCCGAATCCGGACGATGCAGAAAGTGAGACCATTGgaaatcataataatcaatCTCACAGcaatgatttattatcagCAACTGGTTTTTGCAGTGAATTAATTCTCTGGCGCGTTGATCCAGTCGGTCCATTGTCTAAAAGCGGCGGAGTATCTGAATTAGCGCGTATTAATTCGCTTGAAATTTCAGCATTCAGCAACGTCGCGTGGATTCCCACACTATTACCCAGTACAACTCTAGGAAATCTTTCAAATTCCGCGAGTGCCTGCTTCGTCGCCAGTGACGGTCAATGTTTACGGGTTTACCAGGCAGTTATTGATGCACGGACACTGCTAGCCGAGGTGTCAATCAGCGAGAGAAAAAGCCGGATGATGGATTCCATGGCAAGTTTGTCAACAGACATATCATCAGATGACGGAGTCCGACATTCTATTCacgacagaataaaaatagtttcgCAGCAATCAACTGCACGGCCAGGTTGTATAATTCAACTTGACGCCATCTCCGACGCAACGCATGACTGGCAAAATACGCAATTTCTTCATGTGTTTCAAGAGCAACTCATCACCGGTGAACGTAACGACGAGAAACAACCGGGAGTTGACACATCAGCCAATGACTTAGGACTAATGGAGTCGACTCTCGATGCGATGGTCGATCTCCAGCAGTCAGCAATCTTCGAGGAACCTTTTTACATCGTCGTACTTGAGAGAACGACCAAAGGATCTACTGTGCACATGTGGCGACTAGTCATTGCTTCCCAGCCGGAAACAAATGGACTCACTGGCTCGATGATGTACGTGCCAGATTCCCACTTAGTCCAAGATGAAGACGAAGAAGGCACTCCGGGTCGTCACTCTGAAGGCAGACGATCTCGCAGACAAAGTCAGACAACTGGTGGCAGAAGTAGAAGATCAAGTCAAGCTGACTATGATTCTTCTTTcgctcatcatcatcaccatcatcacaACAGCCATGTCCTcataacaacaacaaaagtTTGTACTCAAGAATTGCCACTTCCTGATGGGGTTGAAGTCGTTCACGCATCGCCAGCCGCCGGACATCTCAGCAGTTCATCAATTTATCCAGCTTGTTTTGCCCCTTATATTATCGTCACCGCGTGTAATGACAGCACTGTACGTTTTTGGAAGTGCAAAGTAACGAAAAATCAAGATGATCAACTGTCATACGAGTGGTGCGAATGGGAAATGTTTAGAAAAGATCAAGAATCAGCAATTGACATCTCAGGAACGCCATTAAATGTCAGTGCTGCTTATAGCGGGCGTATTGCCTGTGCTTATAAATACGGAAAATCATTTACACGTCCAACAAAAGCTGATCCAGACTCACGTTATGTTAATTTATGTGTTGCTATTTATGAATGTGAGAGTACTGGTGGCAGTGAGTGGATACTAGAGGATACCATTcatcttaaaaatattcatttaccTCGTATTCAAGTTGATCAGCATTTAGATTTGAGTTATTTATATGACAGTAGATTTTTACAAAAGAAACAACGTTTAAATCAAGTCTTACAAACACTCAGTCATGAAGATATAAGATCACCGAGAAATGGTGACAGTGAAGCTAAAACTACTGCTGGATTATTGGCAGTGCCGTCATTTAGTACACTGCAGTCATTACgtaaatcaattattgaaaatgGTAATACTTGTCCATTAACTCAGAAACATTTAGTTCAACTTGACTGGGTATCCAAAGAAGACGGTTCTCATATTTTGACAGTAGGCGTTGGTTctaaaataatgttatttacACCAGTGTGCTCGGATCTCGCTCAAGCAAATATGAAAGCTATGAAagaatcgaaaaataataatcgtccAATATTAAGAAAAACTTCATCACTTGCGCAGCCTCAATTCGTTGATGAAATTCGCTGGATGAAGCTGAGGAAAATTCGGCTAACAACTGCCGATGGATTACCACCACTGCCGATGCAAATATCTTGGGTACGTGATGGTATTTTAGTCGTAGGAATGGACTCCGAAATGCATGTTTACTCGCAGTGGAAACCGAACCCGAAAAATGAGTGTCTTCACTCGACTCTGCAGCACCAAGAGTCTGATGAATTTCAGGCATCGCGAAATTTACGTGACGAAGACTTGAGAACTTTAGCACAAGAGACATCACAAAGAAGACTGGCCAATGTATCATCAATACCTCATTTGTCTCGTGTGAGTAGTATTAATTTAACGATGCTAGATATTAAACGTAAGCGCGGACTACAAAGCGACACTGTGACATTTGATTACATGCCGGATTACGGATTATTTGAAGCTTCGCGTATCGCTTGTCCAGTTTTACCTCAGTACCACCCGAAGCAACTTATGGAACTTTTACACTGTGGAAAAATACGTTGGGTAAAAGCCATACTCGCGCATCTGGTGAAGTGTATCGCAACTACCTGCGGTGCTAAACAAGACGATGAAAATTACTCTAAGCAACGGAGCGGGTGGACACGGACACGTACTATGTCTGTTAATTACACGGGAACAAGTTCACCTCTCGAGCAGCGGGGGTCGACAACTCAAATTCCTGAAGAGTTTTTGCTCGATTACGCGGAGATTGTTTTCATAACACCGCTGCCACTTTGGCGTTTGCTGAAAGCTGACAAAGAGTCATCTGCTACGCAGACGCAAGATGAAGATAAGCAGGACTACAATGAACTTTTTGATGGTCACATTGATGAAGAAGAATCTTTGGATGCCATGTTAGAGGAGAGCTATGACAGTTCGCGGCAAATGGATCGCAGATCATCAATTCCTGAGAAACAAAGTGGTGCTCACTTCGGACCACGTGAAGGCCGTCAGTTGTCCCAAATGCTGACGCACTCTCATCTCCCAGGACTGTCTAGTTTGGATCAGATGCATTTACTTGCTCTCGCTGACACTGTATCAACTTGTGACGTCGATTTCGCCGAACGGTTTGCTATCGATGCGGCAAAGACTGCGATAGCCAAAGAAAATCTCACTGGTATTCCAGACAGCGAAAGTGTTTCAACAAATTCCCTTGATGATTGTGGTCTGAGATTTCTTCTCGCAATGAAACACTACAATTATCTTATCCGTTGCCTTCCGCTGTCGCAACGCGCACAATTTCAAAAACAAGGAGTATCAACAAACAATTTAGTGTGGGCATTTCACTCAGAAACAGAAGAAGAATTACTTGGATTGATTCCTTCGTACGCTAAAGGTCAACCCAAGTGGTCAGTTCTCAAAGAACTTGGTGTCGGTTGGTGGATTCGTAGTAATGCTGTTCTCAAAACATGCATTGAAAAAATAGCAAAAGCTGCATTCCAACAAAATCAAGATCCACTTGACGCTGCAATATATTACTTAgcaatgaaaaagaaaaatttagtatGGGGTTTATTTCGTAATAAACGTGATGAACGCATGACTTCTTTCTTTGCTAATAATTTTACAGAAGATCGTTGGCGAAAAGCGGCGTTGAAAAATGCATATGCGCTGTTGGGTAGACAGAGATTCGATCACGCAGCGGCATTCTTTTTACTTGCTGGCTCTCTACGTGATGCAATTGAAGtttgtttgaataaattgaaTGACATTCAGCTTGCGATGGTAATATCGAGACTCTACGAAGACGATATAACTTCGACGGAATTCAAACGTTTGTTGTATGAAGAAATTTTAGGCTGCGAAGAGAAAAAAACAGTCACGGATTTAAATCGTGTGCACCCGGATCCGTTTTTAAGAAGCATGGCGCTCTGGATGTTGAAAGATTACTCGGGATCATTGAATACTCTGCTGCTAACTAATGTAGGGACACTGCACTCACAGTACAATGATGAGTCTGAAAAACCTGAGGGTGCTACTGCTAATCCTaatgtatttaatttctaCGTTTATCTTCGTACACATCCGCTGTTAATTAGACAGTACATTGCATCAACTGCGCAAGACAAAAAGAAAGCAACATCAGTGGTGTTGTCAGGATTTAGCTATGGAActgattcaaataaaagtcAGCCAGACAAACAGCTTACTCTGGAAGACAGTATAACACCTCTGGAAAGACAGTTATACTTTACAACAGCTCATGCTCATTTCAAAGCCGGATGTCCTGCGCTGGCACTTGAGGTCTTGTCGAAATTGCCCAACAAAGTTATGGAAACCAATGGTGAAGACACTCCAAGTCTCTTGAACAGTCCGAATAAATCTCGAGCACAAAACTCGTTGATAGACACAGGTATGATGAGCTGGGATGCTCCAACACAAGTTGATAAACCAGCGGAATCAAGTTCTGCGATGGATTGGGGCAGCTCAGCAGTTGACTGGTCTCAACCAATTATCAAAGAACCTGATGAACTTGAACTCAAGTGGGACGATGATGAACCTGCTGAAGACGCTGAAAGTCCGCCTTTGAGTATGGATGTAGAGAAGAAGACTGAGGATTCGAAGCAGCAGAGTAAAagag cagACTCTCCAAAACCAGTAGGACAATTGGATATAATGGCACAGCAACTGAAATTCGTAgcatgtttaaaaattttgatggaaGAACTTTCGACTCTTGCTACGGGATTCGAAGTCGATGGCGGACAATTGCGGTATCAGTTGTATATTTGGCTAGAACGAGAAGTTGATGCTCTCAGACAGCTTTGTAATTACAGTGTAAATACTGATGGAGATGTGTCcaatattaatgaat ACGATGGTATTATGGGTGAAGATGTTGGACCTTACAAACCCGGCGAACAATTAACGTTGCACGAAATCTTACTGTCTGAAAAATTAGACTTTGAGGCTAAAGTTCAAAGAGCAGCAAGACGAAAAAAATGGTTAAAAGCTAATGAAACACTATTAAGAACGATGTTGTCTTACTGTTCATTACACGGTGCATCTGGAGGTGGATTAGCATCAGTAAGAATGGAATTAGTTTTACTACTTCAAGAACTACAGCAAGAAAAAACCCAACAGCAATTACTAAGTCCTTTACCTTTCCCAACAACTTTGCCGCTTCTGAGTGCAAGTGTCGCTTGTAATAAGACAGTCGTTGCAGATCCAGTAAGACATTTGCAGTCTCTTGCATACGACATGCTTCAAACACTCGTAGAATTACGCAGCCCACCAACTTTAAGTAACAACGGCTGttactatgaaatttttactttgcGTGATTTAACCGTAGCCTTGAGTTCTTGTATCTATCAATCTCTTTGTGATTCCGACACAACCAAAAATCAACAACCAGAAATATTTCCCGCCATTGCCGAAGTCGAATCATTCTCCGGTGGTCATTTAGTTGCGTCAAACAAAATCACGCGTCGTTATTCATTAGATGAAACTGTAACAATAACAACTCCACCGTCCAAGTGGCCTGGAGTAACGAATCTTCGTGCTCTGTTGGCCCGCGAGAAAGACGAAGACACACCAAAGCTAAACATACTTTTATGCGAATCCTTTGTCTCCACATATATGAGTCTATTTGTCTATGCGTTAGCAAGCTGTGACAGTCATTTACTATTCCGTCTTGTGGGTCATCACTTTGACAATAACACGTGGTCATGCTTATTTGGCGgtggtgttaaaaaattagtgcGTATTGCAAGTACTAATCGCAATGACAGTGCATCAGTTGTTGTTGAACGTACTGACAGTATTTCCGGTGATATCCAAGCTGCTGCTGGTGGTGTTTGGAATACAATGACGTCATTGACTAAACAACGTGTGAAAttgaatatgaaattattgGGACAATTCACTGGACAAACGCCGAATATCAAAGAAGACAAACCGACATACCGCGAACAATTTGTATCACCGCAAATGAGTATggtgtcatattttttaatgaagcCAAGAATTGAAAGCGAATATGCTGATGAAATAGACTATGACTCATCGGACTCGGCGGTATCGGATCTTGGGTCAtcggaagaagaagaagatgtGTTTGATACGAATGCTAAACCAAAGAGTAAACCAAAGGACAATACTGagcatttaaattcaaatggtTACAGCTGGTGTGTTATGAGATTGGCTATAGTTAAAATACTTAAGCAACAGCtccaagattttttaaatgttgcgGGTATTGAATTACAAGAATTACCGGTAAGCAGTCCACTGATACACGCGGTATTGGGTGTTGTTGCACAGTGGGAAGATTCACTTAGAGAAGAATTAGATGCCAAGGGACCACCGCCGGCAAATTACATTCTTGGATGTACACCTGACCCCAATCCGTCACCTAGCAAACCCGCTATTCACAAATACCGCGCACTGTTGGAAAAAGAAAACACACCTTTTAATACACGCCTTGCGAGCGCTGCTCCGGTTAATCGGTTGTGGTGTTATCTTGTAAGACAAGAGGCCgttcaagatatttttattcgtgCGGTATTTGGTAAGCATCGTTCACTGTCAGCGATGATGGAAAATGCACAGTCTGCTGTTGATAGTGCAACACGTAATGGCAGTGAAGATAAAGGAAGTGATAGTGGTACGACAAGTCTTCCTGAGCCTGTTAGAATTATTCATAAAGAACAAGATAGTATCAGTGCCTTTTGCCTCAATcag gttAATCCTGGATTAATGGCTTTAGCTACGCCACGAGAAGTACAAGAAATGGATATATCCTTATTATTAGAACTTCCATCGTGGCTTGAAGATGAATgcgaatttgatattattaatttaaataaatctgttGAACCAGAACCTGTTCAGCCAACTAGTTTCTTAGTcatacaa